In Fusarium oxysporum Fo47 chromosome IX, complete sequence, the following proteins share a genomic window:
- a CDS encoding fungal-specific transcription factor domain-containing protein, whose translation MATNSNSSQNTSDDNLPQKEFAFVQNESNKRGLRSHAMREHWKNRRQTINEEKQKRQKRTQHTLLPTPKTQSTMSDENSESSSSVLNTNASSDTALIPNNERQSDLEGIPYQILSGVNLALGLSRLDPFDQLPMKLSVIHHKLLHHWFSAHAAMTFGPSPDGAFSPMRDVWLPLDLSNPASFNALMALSAAHLSRMQGFSQSEVALEFKSEAVRIVQLWMQDPERAVSDDVLAAILRLLTFERYWGTEAEWIIHHKGLMNLLEARGGIAALSSNWRLELTTFLVSLMTRPTWFDCSNQIQELLTHTSELPLHPILRKGSDLRKLRSLWLLSFIQDMGTFRTNLLRTTAVHYSAFHEAILLLKAQRQDHELDTGRPELCTDLELTRLACLLFICVLLQKSPFESSHDAGNCHEEAWTFQNLDLLNFFLETNMPSWHGSLENLHSILFFHFTTSEGTGLDPDYIRNMTTIIASLTGGARYTVERCLLEILCRASGGEQNLFEEKFTPDILLSTISGQ comes from the exons ATGGCGACCAATTCTAACTCATCGCAGAATACCAGTGACGACAACCTCCCACAAAAAGAATTCGCATTTGTTCAAAATGAAAGCAACAAGAGAGGACTTCGAAGCCATGCTATGCGAGAGCATTGGAAGAATAGACGACAAACAATAAACGAAGAGAAACAAAAAAGACAGAAGCGCACTCAGCATACGCTATTACCGACTCCGAAGACGCAATCGACAATGTCTGATGAGAACTCCGAGTCCTCCAGCTCAGTACTGAACACCAATGCCTCGTCTGACACAGCATTGATACCTAACAACGAACGTCAATCAGATCTGGAAGGCATTCCGTATCAGATACTTTCAGGGGTGAATCTGGCGTTGGGGTTGAGCAGGCTTGATCCTTTCGATCAATTACCCATGAAGCTATCAGTCATACATcacaagcttcttcatcatt GGTTTAGCGCTCACGCCGCTATGACGTTTGGGCCGTCTCCTGATGGGGCCTTCAGTCCTATGCGTGATGTATGGCTGCCCCTTGACCTGTCCAATCCAGCATCGTTCAATGCACTCATGGCGCTTTCAGCTGCACATCTCTCTCGGATGCAAGGTTTCAGTCAATCAGAAGTAGCTCTGGAGTTCAAGAGCGAGGCGGTGAGGATCGTTCAGCTTTGGATGCAAGACCCGGAGCGCGCAGTATCAGACGACGTTTTGGCTGCTATCCTACGTCTTTTGACCTTTGAG AGGTATTGGGGAACCGAGGCTGAATGGATCATCCATCACAAAGGTCTGATGAATCTCCTCGAGGCTCGCGGCGGTATAGCAGCACTCAGCAGTAACTGGAGGCTTGAGCTAACGACCTTCCT GGTCTCATTGATGACAAGGCCAACTTGGTTCGATTGTTCCAATCAAATCCAAGAACTGCTCACTCATACTTCGGAGCTCCCGTTACATCCCATCCTAAGAAAGGGAAGCGACCTACGAAAGCTTCGGAGCCTATGGCTACTTTCGTTCATCCAAGACATGGGCACATTCCGAACGAACCTTTTGAGGACAACCGCGGTGCATTACTCGGCATTTCACGAAGCTATCTTGCTATTAAAGGCTCAGCGCCAAGATCACGAACTCGATACTGGCCGCCCAGAGCTCTGCACCGACCTTGAACTCACCCGGCTTGCCTGTTTGCTGTTCATCTGCGTCCTCTTACAAAAATCACCATTTGAATCATCCCACGACGCTGGAAATTGTCATGAAGAGGCCTGGACCTTTCAAAACTTGGATCTGCTCAACTTCTTCCTTGAGACAAACATGCCGTCCTGGCATGGTTCTCTCGAGAACCTGCACAGCATTCTCTTTTTCCACTTCACTACATCAGAAGGAACAGGACTGGATCCAGATTACATTCGAAATATGACGACGATCATTGCATCTTTGACTGGTGGCGCTCGGTATACTGTGGAGCGATGTCTTTTGGAGATTTTATGCCGAGCAAGTGGCGGTGAACAAAACCTCTTCGAGGAGAAATTTACCCCTGATATCTTATTGTCGACTATATCTGGGCAGTGA
- a CDS encoding RTA1 like protein-domain-containing protein produces the protein MSYNGTNYPPPTYETCSDGISERCPAELSLYGDTFTLGACVFFVVAHALALIPQLYFGIKARTWSYTLWLAIGTIFELIGYSGRIVMSSNPWVYNAFVIQLVLLILGPTLVAAAISITFKHLVLWYGREYSFIKPVLYPWVFVGTDFFSIVIQAAGGGVSSAATNGDNNDQGMLDVGSGLLVAGVVFQMANMIFCGGLMMIYIWRRHKAIKNGAAVRAGDKTATESESSTNGNAKVIRASDKKTKIFVYALTVAYIAIIIRCIYRIPEMQMGWGSTLMQNETTFLILDGAMILIAVWTLTIFHPYFFFPFLGKKHKKEMDAEKSRAEGPDAPVMEENAQR, from the exons ATGTCGTACAACGGTACAAACTATCCACCGCCGACTTACGAAACCTGCTCCGATGGAATCTCCGAACGATGTCCTGCTGAGTTGTCACTCTACGGCGACACTTTTACATTAGGCGCCTGCGTTTTCTTCGTCGTGGCCCACGCGCTGGCGCTTATACCCCAACTGTACTTCGGTATCAAGGCGCGAACATGGTCGTATACACTATGGCTTGCGATCGGGACGATATTTGAACTCATCGGCTACAGCGGCCGTATCGTCATGAGTTCAAACCCCTGGGTCTACAACGCTTTCGTCATCCAACTCGTTCTCCTCATTCTCGGCCCAACACTAGTCGCTGCTGCTATCTCGATCACCTTTAAACATCTTGTTCTATGGTACGGTCGAGAGTACAGTTTCATCAAGCCTGTCCTATACCCCTGGGTTTTCGTCGGCACGGATTTCTTTTCTATTGTTATCCAAGCTGCTGGCGGCGGTGTTTCTTCAGCAGCCACTAATGGAGACAACAATGACCAGGGTATGCTTGATGTGGGATCTGGACTTCTtgttgctggtgttgtcttCCAGATGGCCAATATGATCTTCTGTGGGGGTCTGATGATGATTTATATCTGGAGAAGACacaaggccatcaagaaTGGTGCTGCTGTCAGGGCTGGGGATAAGACTGCTACGGAGAGTGAATCGTCGACCAATGGAAACGCCAAGGTCATCAGAGCAAGtgacaagaagaccaagatctTTGTGTACGCTTTGACCGTTGCTTACATCGCCATTATCATCCGTTGCATCTACCG TATCCCTGAAATGCAGATGGGTTGGGGCAGCACCCTCATGCAAAACGAAACAACCTTCTTGATTCTCGATGGAGCCATGATTCTCATTGCCGTATGGACTTTGACGATATTCCATCcttacttcttcttccctttcctcggcaagaagcacaagaaggagatggatGCTGAGAAGTCTAGAGCAGAGGGTCCAGATGCGCCTGTGATGGAGGAGAACGCTCAACGATAA
- a CDS encoding heterokaryon incompatibility protein-domain-containing protein: MSGQETSPQSPPANTPKHRRPWTPAEDATLRTLVGHFGASRGSEGRWKDIASGLEGRTAKDCRKRWLHSLDPSLRKGRWTSQEDEILLSAYARLGPLWNEIALLIPGRKDDQCSKRYNDILNPSAKNRLSDWTAEEDNLLRQGVAALGHRWVAISSRIPGRPPLTCRNRWRTLSRLSHNRQSRSQGTTPSSSSQMSPFDNGISPAAHNPNLGIENHGSTSDLMHFPMDTDIGHDQMGSSFLDSAFFDTFTGPSPSPLRESDPSDETETPNDVSAPGAAPANTAPVPDLSSNIATQTQSDPKPWPQPPKPPQAQQHQNTTNESFMPSPSTWSSLGTMLPPGTSPTDQTMWLGMTGNPPTPKNWTAPGPTDESNPLPQQFTITIITINQKPRRCKHICKTRMDLKTQGDALSLTDLTLSSHYGDPVRCTLHTMSLYDNPCYEALSYSWGDPYICHVIEVDGQEATATRNLYNALRRLRIVDKTRYVWADALCINQADTAERTHQVGLMRNIYSSTTEGTLWLGEFSGDGDTGANSILQETAATAFELVRSLAADRHWNSQEHAQSMAREESDALAALLDLSHDRNGCCVTNPQCHDVLYKFWDCIEEFRVLQEESDKDILVRMALEMFRFRHASDRRDCVYAYIGLGSKVLADYTIPYETAFKYVVRSLIQESNNLGPLVRIAEHAETRSATLPSWCPDYGSSFLETYENLDQEFGWLYMYNWYQAGGRNGPTSRFSLIDSRLEQQGIVIDKVTKAEGPIYNTDTKDEIFSAWYQDRDPRVCCLGSYEEVGWCELMRDMFIVFSNKPRDYSRPRTRAGFEAMVNSLWDPRSQLSVFQYQTFHTETDLVGHARVDVRVGDVLCVLLGGNMPFILRPLDDGVFGYVGQVFVHGIMDGEALQQGRELEWITLV, encoded by the exons ATGTCAGGTCAAGAGACCTCTCCACAGTCTCCCCCCGCCAATACACCTAAGCATCGACGACCCTGGACACCAGCCGAGGATGCGACTCTGAGGACTCTTGTTGGGCACTTTGGTGCTAGTAGGGGGTCTGAGGGTAGATGGAAAGACATAGCATCTGGCCTGGAGGGCCGGACGGCAAAG GATTGTCGAAAAAGATGGCTTCACTCACTGGATCCGTCGTTGCGCAAGGGTCGATGGACATCTCAAGAGGATGAAATCTTACTCTCGGCTTATGCTCGACTTGGACCGCTTTGGAATGAAATTG CGCTTCTCATCCCTGGACGGAAGGACGATCAATGTTCTAAGAGATATAATGATATCTTGAACCCATCCGCCAAAAACCGTTTAAGCGACTGGACTGCCGAGGAAGATAACCTTCTACGACAAGGTGTAGCAGCGTTGGGTCATCGATGGGTCGCCATCTCATCAAGGATACCTGGAAGACCTCCCCTAACCTGTCGTAATCGATGGCGTACGCTCTCACGACTGTCGCATAACCGACAGAGCAGATCTCAAGGCACTACcccatcatcctcatctcaGATGTCCCCATTCGATAATGGGATATCACCGGCGGCTCATAATCCAAATCTCGGCATTGAGAACCATGGAAGCACGAGTGACTTGATGCACTTTCCAATGGATACCGATATCGGCCACGATCAAATGGGATCCAGCTTTCTCGACTCAGCCTTTTTCGACACCTTCACAGGCCCTTCCCCATCGCCATTGAGAGAATCCGATCCAAGTGACGAAACAGAAACGCCGAATGACGTATCTGCCCCAGGTGCTGCCCCAGCAAATACCGCACCCGTTCCCGATCTTTCCTCGAACATCGCGACCCAGACACAAAGCGACCCCAAACCATGGCCTCAGCCTCCGAAACCGCCCCAAGCGCAGCAACATCAAAATACTACGAACGAATCCTTCATGCCATCGCCCTCTACTTGGTCATCACTGGGTACAATGCTGCCACCTGGGACTTCTCCCACGGATCAGACTATGTGGCTAGGAATGACTGGCAACCCACCAACCCCGAAGAACTGGACGGCCCCAGGACCAACAGACGAATCGAACCCATTGCCCCA ACAattcaccatcaccatcatcaccat CAATCAGAAGCCGAGGCGATGCAAGCACATTTGCAAAACGAGAATGGACCTCAAAACCCAGGGTGATGCGCTTAGCCTAACAGATCTCACCTTGTCCAGTCAC TATGGTGACCCTGTTCGCTGCACCCTGCATACTATGTCCCTATATGACAACCCATGTTACGAGGCGTTGTCCTACTCTTGGGGTGATCCATATATCTGCCACGTCATTGAAGTCGATGGCCAAGAGGCTACGGCCACCAGAAACTTGTATAATGCACTCCGGCGGTTACGAATCGTCGACAAAACGCGGTATGTTTGGGCGGATGCGCTTTGTATCAACCAAGCCGATACGGCTGAAAGGACTCATCAGGTTGGACTGATGAGAAACATTTATTCATCCACGACAGAAGGCACATTGTGGCTCGGGGAATTTTCTGGCGACGGCGACACCGGCGCAAATTCCATTCTACAGGAGACTGCGGCAACAGCATTTGAATTAGTCAGATCATTGGCTGCCGACCGCCACTGGAATTCTCAAGAGCATGCACAGTCCATGGCAAGAGAGGAATCAGATGCCCTCGCTGCTTTGCTGGATCTTTC CCATGACCGGAATGGATGCTGTGTCACGAATCCTCAGTGCCATGATGTACTCTACAAGTTCTGGGACTGTATCGAAGAGTTTCGCGTCCTACAGGAAGAATCTGATAAAGATATTTTGGTCAGGATggcgttggaaatgttcaGGTTCCGCCATGCATCTGATCGGAGAGATTGCGTGTACGCCTACATTGGTCTAGGGAGTAAGGTCTTGGCTGACTACACTATTCCTTACGAGACGGCGTTCAAGTATGTTGTGCGCTCGCTTATTCAGGAGTCAAATAATCTTGGGCCTTTGGTTCGGATTGCGGAGCATGCTGAAACACGATCAGCGACTTTGCCTTCCTGGTGTCCCGACTATGGATCGTCCTTTCTGGAGACCTATGAGAACCTGGACCAAGAGTTTGGGTGGCTTTACATGTACAATTGGTACCAAGCTGGGGGCAGGAACGGACCAACTAGCAGGTTTTCACTTATCGATTCGAGACTCGAACAGCAAGGCATTGTCATTGATAAGGTCACCAAAGCCGAGGGGCCGATTTACAATACGGATACAAAGGACGAGATTTTCTCTGCCTGGTACCAAGATCGAGATCCTCGCGTCTGCTGCCTTGGATCATACGAGGAAGTCGGCTGGTGCGAACTAATGCGTGACATGTTCATCGTTTTCTCCAACAAACCTCGAGATTACAGCAGACCTCGCACAAGAGCTGGTTTCGAGGCAATGGTTAACTCTCTTTGGGATCCCAGATCTCAACTTTCTGTGTTCCAATATCAGACCTTTCATACAGAAACGGATTTGGTTGGTCATGCTAGAGTAGATGTGCGAGTAGGAGATGTTTTGTGTGTTTTGCTTGGGGGGAACATGCCGTTTATTCTAAGGCCACTTGATGATGGGGTCTTTGGTTATGTCGGACAGGTGTTTGTTCACGGGATCATGGATGGGGAAGCCCTTCAACAGGGACGTGAGTTGGAGTGGATCACCCTTGTCTAA